In Gammaproteobacteria bacterium, the following proteins share a genomic window:
- a CDS encoding hypothetical protein (Evidence 5 : Unknown function), which produces MHPATLLRRVLVGITNKAEVIAVYDRMERNNHNGCAIFRDPRRRSVAGCIPTRSVGMM; this is translated from the coding sequence ATGCATCCCGCGACGCTCCTGCGTCGCGTATTGGTGGGGATCACGAACAAGGCGGAAGTCATCGCGGTATATGACCGTATGGAACGCAATAACCACAATGGATGTGCCATTTTTCGAGACCCGCGACGCAGGAGCGTCGCGGGATGTATTCCCACGCGGAGCGTGGGAATGATGTAA